A section of the Octopus bimaculoides isolate UCB-OBI-ISO-001 chromosome 17, ASM119413v2, whole genome shotgun sequence genome encodes:
- the LOC128249675 gene encoding U24-ctenitoxin-Pn1a-like produces YDWSITLQTVETQRFFCLCEERSNLIIFYPPAWDSCFHSNLPFLFILEPLAASPAKPCTQLKSETEGKNLLGAFIPRCEPDGTFSAVQCHGSVCYCAHTDGTRIQGFQSAIHESQGMNCNCARHKFAYGKTGLIGKLFRCEPNGNYNKIQCTGSACYCVDEVGKQVGKSVHITQSESMNC; encoded by the exons TATGACTGGTCAATAACTTTGCAAACTGTCGAGACACAGCGGTTCTTCTGTCTTTGTGAGGAAAGatctaatttaattattttctatccACCAGCCTGGGATAGTTGTTTCCATTCTAATTTaccatttctcttcattttagaACCATTGGCCGCTTCCCCTGCAAAACCTTGTACACAACTGAAATCGGAGACTGAGGGCAAAAATTTACTTGGAGCATTTATTCCTCGATGTGAACCTGATGGAACTTTCTCTGCTGTCCAGTGTCATGGATCAGT gTGTTACTGTGCACACACAGATGGTACTCGTATCCAAGGATTCCAATCAGCCATTCATGAAAGCCAAGGAATGAATTGCA ACTGTGCCCGCCATAAGTTCGCATATGGAAAGACTGGCTTGATTGGCAAACTGTTCCGCTGTGAACCCAACGGTAATTACAACAAAATCCAATGTACTGGAAGTGCGTGTTATTGTGTTGATGAAGTTGGCAAACAAGTTGGTAAATCAGTTCATATTACCCAGAGTGAATCAATGAACTGCTAG